The following proteins are co-located in the Camelina sativa cultivar DH55 chromosome 12, Cs, whole genome shotgun sequence genome:
- the LOC104731950 gene encoding putative 57 kDa heat shock protein, producing the protein MVAPVDPVPQSPDGFYAINNQFLESGPKGQVEIKILENEDTFIRFDLPGVPPNGVTILIDESKRGVKIFAYAPKENKHDASHRSYGLTFQPKLKVGRRKTHLECKCHDISGFTSHMSDGVLRLILNKTPTTTPTFSLIGGGRAGDVSCDPGHHGFLPGTDPDDPNLTGPILMPYRGVDEGSKMAYESKQLPDGQLYLRVDMPGVPKDKFNVSVTNGRVKVTGEAPARGHDSAGRFYSGDVAVLSSPVDLPSRRIKTIAKNGVIRLFIPPVDMIS; encoded by the exons ATGGTCGCCCCTGTTGATCCTGTACCTCAATCTCCAG ATGGGTTTTACGCAATCAACAACCAGTTTCTAGAAAGTGGACCAAAAGGGCAAGTGGAGATTAAGATATTGGAGAACGAAGACACCTTCATCAGGTTTGATCTTCCCGGTGTTCCACCAAACGGTGTGACGATTTTAATTGACGAGTCTAAAAGAGGTGTGAAGATCTTTGCCTATGCGCCAAAGGAGAACAAACATGACGCCTCTCATCGGAGCTACGGTTTAACTTTTCAACCGAAACTCAAAGTCGGCCGTAGGAAGACGCATCTCGAGTGCAAATGCCATGATATCTCCGGCTTCACCTCCCACATGTCCGATGGTGTTCTTAGGCTTATCCTCAACAAGACCCCCACCACTACACCTACCTTCT CACTTATTGGTGGTGGCCGAGCCGGCGATG TTAGCTGTGATCCGGGTCATCATGGTTTTCTCCCTGGCACGGATCCTGATG ACCCCAACTTAACTGGTCCGATATTGATGCCATACCGGGGTGTGGACGAAGGATCGAAGATGGCCTATGAGTCGAAGCAGCTCCCAGACGGCCAACTATACTTGCGTGTAGACATGCCTGGCGTTCCAAAAGACAAATTCAATGTCTCTGTCACGAATGGGAGAGTGAAAGTGACCGGTGAAGCTCCTGCTCGTGGCCATGACTCAGCTGGCCGTTTCTACTCTGGTGACGTGGCTGTGCTCTCCTCTCCTGTTGACCTTCCTAGCCGTCGGATCAAAACCATCGCCAAGAACGGTGTGATTCGCCTCTTCATCCCTCCTGTTGATATGATTTCATGA
- the LOC104733580 gene encoding putative 57 kDa heat shock protein codes for MVAPVNHVPQSPDGFYAINNQFLESGPKGLMEFKTLENDDTFIRFDLPGVPQDGVIVFIDESKKAVTIYAYAPKENIHDGSHRIYGITFKPKIKIGRTKTQLVCKCHDISGFISHMSDGVLRLILTKTHIATQGPCFFN; via the exons ATGGTCGCCCCTGTTAATCATGTACCTCAATCTCCAG ATGGGTTTTACGCAATCAACAACCAGTTTCTAGAAAGTGGACCAAAAGGGTTGATGGAGTTTAAGACGTTGGAGAACGACGACACCTTCATCAGGTTTGATCTTCCCGGTGTTCCACAAGATGGTGTGATAGTTTTCATTGACGAGTCCAAGAAAGCTGTAACGATCTACGCCTACGCACCGAAGGAGAACATCCACGACGGCTCTCACCGGATTTACGGTATCACCTTTAAACCGAAAATCAAAATCGGCCGTACGAAGACTCAACTCGTCTGCAAATGTCATGACATCTCCGGCTTCATTTCCCACATGTCCGATGGTGTTCTCAGGCTTATCCTCACCAAGACCCACATTGCTACTCAAGGCCCTTGCTTCT ttaattaa
- the LOC104731953 gene encoding putative 57 kDa heat shock protein isoform X2 — protein MVSPVSLVPQSPDGFYAINNPFLVSGPKGFIEFMPLDNDDMYLRFDMPGVPNNGIDVFLDKPNRAICILGNAPKEHKYDATVRCYDGTTLRPKLAIQGINSKIVCKCHGFYSGFTSQMSDGVLRLVLKRIHSETPPPPCISFMGGPDGEDSNGYATARHVIPASDPNDPNLTGPILMPHPCVGEGSQMPYESKVLQNGGLYVRVDMPGVPKENFTVSVENGRVKVTGEAPARGHDTGGRFYSGDVAVLSTPAVDIPIRKIKTIAKSGVIRLIIPPV, from the exons ATGGTCAGCCCTGTCTCTCTCGTTCCTCAATCTCCAG ATGGGTTTTACGCAATCAACAACCCGTTTCTAGTAAGTGGTCCAAAAGGCTTCATCGAGTTCATGCCGCTGGATAACGATGACATGTACCTCAGGTTCGACATGCCGGGAGTTCCAAACAACGGCATCGATGTCTTCCTCGACAAGCCGAACAGAGCCATTTGTATCTTGGGGAACGCTCCTAAAGAGCATAAGTACGACGCTACCGTCCGCTGTTACGACGGAACCACTCTTCGTCCCAAGCTTGCTATCCAAGGTATCAACTCCAAAATCGTCTGCAAATGCCATGGCTTCTACTCCGGCTTCACCTCCCAGATGTCCGATGGCGTTCTCCGACTTGTTCTCAAAAGGATCCACTCCGAAACTCCACCTCCTCCTTGCATCT CGTTTATGGGTGGCCCTGACGGAGAAG ATTCCAATGGCTATGCCACGGCTCGTCACGTTATTCCTGCATCGGATCCTAATG ACCCCAACTTAACTGGTCCAATATTGATGCCACATCCATGTGTGGGTGAAGGATCTCAGATGCCTTACGAGTCTAAGGTGCTCCAAAACGGTGGTCTTTACGTGCGTGTTGACATGCCGGGCGTGCCCAAAGAGAACTTCACCGTCTCAGTCGAGAATGGGAGAGTGAAGGTGACTGGTGAAGCTCCTGCTCGTGGCCACGACACAGGGGGACGTTTCTACTCTGGTGACGTGGCTGTGCTCTCTACTCCTGCAGTCGACATTCCCATCCGTAAGATCAAGACCATTGCCAAGAGTGGTGTGATCCGTTTGATTATCCCTCCcgtttga
- the LOC104731954 gene encoding uncharacterized protein LOC104731954: MAKNEEGSGSPSWGASFFMPTSEDVAMAFAAAASAINPPRPSVVFSSKDEGSDSPLERLQRQVSKAVKNFYETPKTKSVIYNPEVLTSQKRLWAKFQDHKPLKDPSRLFESVVVVGLHPNCDIQALEKQYIARKSEGSSGRLRSALVSQNHSRVEPSLEPQVLLVYPPDKQPPIKYKDLHSFCFPGGIEVHAVERTPSMSELSEIFLSQEHLRPSDLSFVFRLQVADNSTLYGCCLLVEEIVNKPSRLLSTVLDEQPACSSLSRYVMTTRRCYCILTRLPFFELHFGVLNSIFLEERLEHLMSGISSASLEPPIDFSNEDSLNDSSSQQRDFGETIEQTVEAGSELTKADEISDNGTCEANHDVDLNVDPIKRVVEKISGFAEFNDHVVKADDSLTPIKQGIESCLPDPGPLLRCPYLDEISDSSTSFQAAPCESRHSRNSADDTETDEASFSGQDDTSSNFDILEWAKSKKNGSLQILCEYYQLKCPARGSTITFHPLEHLHPVEYHRPDEVALHTPGSAIDLRSCCTSLELAEAHNALMAEEEAAALSTWAVASLCGSLRLDNVLMILSGALLEKQIVFICSNLGILAASVLSIIPIIRPFRWQSLLMPVLPDDMLEFLDAPVPYIVGVKNKTSEVQSKLANVIVVDVLKNQVKSPSMPQLPQYRDLYNALSPYHSKLVGESYLAKKRPVYECTDVQVDAAKGFLGVLRSYLDSLCSNLQSHTITNVQSNNDKVSLLLKESFIDSFPSRQRSFMKLFVDTQLFSVHTDLVLSFIQKL; encoded by the exons ATGGCCAAGAATGAGGAAGGAAGTGGTAGTCCGAGCTGGGGTGCTTCTTTTTTCATGCCCACCTCAGAAGATGTCGCTATGGcttttgctgctgctgcttctgcgATTAACCCTCCAAGGCCTTCTGTTGTCTTTTCCTCCAAAGATGAAGGTAGTGATAGCCCTCTGGAGAGGCTACAAAGGCAGGTGTCTAAAGCTGTTAAAAACTTCTATGAGACTCCTAAAACCAAGAGTGTTATCTACAATCCTGAGGTTTTGACCAGCCAGAAGCGTCTCTGGGCTAAATTTCAG GATCATAAACCACTAAAAGATCCATCAAGGCTTTTTGAAAGCGTTGTTGTGGTTGGACTTCATCCTAATTGTGATATTCAAGCACTTGAGAAGCAGTACATTGCACGAAAATCTGAAGGCTCTTCTGGAAGATTACGAAGTGCACTGGTATCCCAAAACCATTCCCGTGTAGAACCCAGTCTCGAACCACAG GTCTTACTTGTGTACCCTCCCGATAAGCAGCCTCCAATTAAATACAAGGATCTTCATTCATTTTGCTTTCCTGGAGGCATTGAG GTCCATGCTGTTGAGAGAACTCCTTCCATGAGCGAGTTGAGTGAGATTTTTCTCAGTCAG GAACATCTTAGACCAAGTGACCTTTCATTTGTATTTAGGTTACAG GTTGCTGATAATTCGACTTTGTATGGATGTTGCTTACTAGTGGAAGAGATAGTGAACAAGCCGTCGAGATTGCTTTCTACGGTTTTGGACGAACAACCTGCCTGCTCATCATTAAGTCGCTATGTTATGACAACTCGCAGATGCTATTGCATCCTTACCCGACTGCCTTTTTTCGAATTGCATTTTGGTGTATTAAATAG CATCTTCTTGGAAGAAAGACTGGAGCATTTGATGAGTGGCATCAGTAGTGCATCTTTAGAACCCCCGATAGATTTCAGCAATGAAGATAGCTTAAATGATTCATCATCCCAACAAAGAGACTTTGGGGAGACAATAGAACAAACTGTTGAAGCAGGTTCAGAACTCACTAAAGCTGACGAAATTTCTGATAATGGGACCTGTGAGGCGAATCACGATGTTGACCTCAACGTGGATCCAATAAAGAGAGTTGTTGAGAAGATATCTGGTTTTGCAGAGTTTAACGACCATGTCGTCAAAGCTGATGATTCCTTAACACCTATTAAGCAAGGCATAGAAAGTTGTTTACCAGATCCTGGCCCACTGCTTCGGTGCCCTTATTTGGATGAGATCTCTGATTCTAGCACTAG CTTTCAGGCTGCTCCTTGTGAGAGTAGGCATTCTAGGAATAGTGCAGATGATACGGAGACAGATGAAGCATCCTTTTCTGGTCAAGATGACACAAGCAGTAATTTTGATATCCTTGAGTGGGCAAAG TCCAAAAAAAATGGGTCGTTGCAAATACTATGCGAGTATTACCAATTAAAATGCCCAGCAAGAGGTTCAACTATTACATTTCATCCTTTGGAGCATCTTCATCCGGTTGAATACCATAGACCTGATGAGGTGGCTCTCCATACTCCTGGATCAGCAATTGACCTAAGATCATGCTGCACTAGTCTAGAACTCGCGGAG GCACACAATGCGCTCATGGCTGAGGAAGAAGCAGCTGCACTATCTACATGGGCTGTTGCTTCGCTATGTGGATCACTGCGGCTTGACAAT GTCCTGATGATCCTATCAGGAGCACTACTTGAGAAACAGATTGTGTTTATCTGCTCTAATTTG GGAATCTTAGCAGCATCAGTTCTATCAATCATCCCAATAATCCGTCCATTTCGGTGGCAGAGCCTTTTAATGCCG GTTTTGCCAGATGATATGTTGGAATTTTTGGACGCCCCAGTCCCTTACATA GTTGGGGTAAAGAACAAGACAAGCGAAGTTCAGTCAAAACTAGCAAATGTTATCGTAGTGGATGTTCTTAAGAACCAG GTTAAGTCACCAAGTATGCCTCAGCTGCCTCAGTATCGAGACTTATATAATGCGCTAAGTCCTTATCATTCAAAGCTTGTTGGAGAAAGCTATCTAGCAAAGAAAAGACCAGTATATGAATGTACTGATGTGCAG GTGGATGCTGCAAAAGGCTTTCTGGGTGTCCTAAGGTCGTACCTGGATTCTCTTTGCTCTAATCTGCAGTCACACACCATAACAAATGTGCAATCCAACAACGATAAG gtATCACTTCTCCTGAAGGAAAGTTTCATAGACTCCTTTCCTAGTCGACAGCGCTCGTTCATGAAG CTATTCGTGGATACACAACTCTTCTCTGTACATACAGATCTCGTTCTTTCCTTTATCCAGAAGCTATAG